A window of the Henckelia pumila isolate YLH828 chromosome 3, ASM3356847v2, whole genome shotgun sequence genome harbors these coding sequences:
- the LOC140892879 gene encoding alpha carbonic anhydrase 4-like, with product MARFLNPDVYVIFLLFTSLFIAINAKDNEVDHNEHPFNYLGRDKKGPKNWGHLNPKWKVCETGKMQSPIDLLDDRVTVLPRLGTLRRNYRPAPAVLRNRGHDISVTWKGDAGGIKINGVEYKLLQVHWHTPSEHTLNGTSFDMEMHLVHNNSRGDLAVVGILYKVGRHDTFLDKFVKNLKSATAEGLSVGVVDPWGIKFGGRKYFSYWGSLTIPPCTEGVLWTVLKKVRTVSKAQIQALRDAVDDGFEWNSRPTQELKGRNVYMYEPKINP from the exons ATGGCCCGATTCCTCAATCCCGATGTCTATGTCATCTTTCTTCTTTTTACGTCCCTTTTCATAGCTATCAATGCTAAAGACAACGAAGTCG ATCATAATGAACACCCTTTCAATTACTTGGGAAGAGATAAAAAGGGTCCAAAGAATTGGGGACACCTCAATCCAAAATGGAAAGTCTGTGAAACCGGAAAGATGCAGTCTCCGATTGACCTTCTCGACGACAGAGTGACAGTATTGCCTAGACTTGGGACTTTGAGACGGAACTACAGGCCAGCTCCGGCAGTGCTCAGAAACCGGGGGCACGATATCTCG GTGACATGGAAAGGAGATGCTGGAGGTattaaaataaatggtgttGAGTACAAATTGCTGCAAGTTCATTGGCACACTCCTTCTGAACACACTTTGAATGGAACAAG CTTTGATATGGAGATGCATTTGGTCCATAACAACTCCCGCGGAGACCTCGCGGTCGTCGGTATTCTATACAAAGTGGGACGCCATGATACATTCCTTGATAAG TTTGTTAAAAACCTTAAATCGGCTACCGCGGAAGGGCTTAGCGTGGGGGTTGTTGATCCATGGGGGATCAAGTTTGGTGGCAGAAAGTACTTCAGCTATTGGGGTTCCCTTACTATCCCGCCGTGCACGGAGGGGGTTCTCTGGACTGTGCTCAAGAAG GTGAGGACAGTTTCAAAGGCTCAGATTCAAGCACTGAGAGATGCCGTGGATGAT GGATTTGAGTGGAATTCAAGGCCAACACAGGAATTGAAGGGAAGAAACGTATACATGTACGAGCCAAAGATTAATCCTTGA